One part of the Sesamum indicum cultivar Zhongzhi No. 13 linkage group LG14, S_indicum_v1.0, whole genome shotgun sequence genome encodes these proteins:
- the LOC105176752 gene encoding calcium-binding protein PBP1-like, whose amino-acid sequence MASRDQSSFQDFLPLMAEKLGGDGLIGELCNGFRLLMDSEKGVITFESLKKNSALLGLQELSDDDLYGMLREGDFDGDGALNQMEFCVLMFRLSPELMEQSELWLEEALQQEGFQDCNFCL is encoded by the coding sequence ATGGCGTCGAGGGATCAGTCAAGTTTCCAGGATTTCTTGCCCCTGATGGCGGAGAAGCTTGGAGGGGATGGACTGATTGGGGAGCTCTGCAATGGGTTTCGGCTGTTGATGGATTCTGAGAAAGGGGTCATCACGTTTGAGAGTCTTAAGAAGAATTCTGCTTTGTTGGGGCTGCAAGAACTGTCTGATGATGATCTTTATGGCATGCTTCGAGAAGGCGACTTTGATGGAGATGGGGCCCTCAACCAGATGGAGTTTTGTGTGTTGATGTTCAGATTGAGTCCTGAATTGATGGAGCAGTCTGAGTTGTGGTTGGAAGAGGCTCTTCAACAAGAGGGCTTCCAAGATTGTAACTTTTGTTTGTAA
- the LOC105176749 gene encoding transcription factor bHLH123-like, giving the protein TAASQEHWRHKLYSGASSEDSSVNINPRGFSLDQPQFSSQASSNDSTITSQTGFQVDSSAAYGLLLSENQHHSAYPNRPMNYPYPPSTYGGVNTAELVPSWNKYPQFLRTSPPKQAPPQAAGSSSHLHFTNNTPFWNASAPAAVMSDARSSFFPGLQTQIPTTSSLDEKPKIKSTSEGRDSGTTTKKNSMEASNKRPRGNENPPPLPAFKVRKEKMGDRITALQQLVSPFGKTDTASVLSEAIEYIKFLHEQVSVLSTPYMKNGAPIQHQQSSDKSKDSEGPRQDLRSRGLCLVPISSTFPMTHETTVDFWTPTFGGTFR; this is encoded by the exons ACGGCGGCTTCTCAAGAACATTGGAGGCATAAATTATATTCCGGGGCGTCTTCTGAAGATTCATCAGTGAATATAAACCCGCGGGGGTTCTCGTTAGACCAGCCGCAGTTTAGTTCTCAGGCCAGTTCCAACGACAGCACGATAACATCCCAGACAGGTTTCCAGGTGGATTCTTCAGCCGCCTACGGCCTCTTACTCTCTGAAAATCAGCACCACTCCGCCTACCCAAACCGCCCCATGAATTATCCGTATCCCCCGAGCACCTACGGTGGCGTCAACACGGCGGAATTGGTACCCTCTTGGAACAAGTACCCGCAGTTCTTGAGAACATCTCCGCCGAAACAGGCGCCGCCGCAGGCGGCGGGAAGCAGCAGCCATTTGCATTTCACTAACAACACTCCTTTCTGGAATGCATCTGCACCGGCAGCCGTCATGAGTGATGCTCGATCAAGCTTTTTTCCGGGCTTGCAAACTCAGATTCCCACAACCTCATCCTTGGACGAAAAACCAAAG ATCAAGAGTACGTCGGAGGGTCGGGATTCGGGCACAACAACGAAGAAAAACAGCATGGAGGCATCAAACAAACGGCCCCGCGGGAACGAAAATCCTCCGCCTTTGCCAGCTTTTAAG gtgagaaaagagaagatgGGGGACAGAATAACAGCACTTCAACAATTAGTCTCGCCTTTTGGAAAG ACTGATACGGCTTCCGTGCTTTCTGAAGCTAttgaatacataaaatttctCCATGAACAAGTCAGT GTGTTAAGTACCCCGTACATGAAAAATGGAGCACCCATACAGCATCAGCAG AGTTCTGATAAATCCAAGGATTCAGAAGGGCCGCGCCAAGATCTGAGAAGTCGAGGTCTATGTCTAGTGCCAATTTCCAGCACCTTCCCCATGACTCATGAAACAACAGTTGATTTTTGGACACCTACATTCGGAGGAACATTCAGATAA
- the LOC105176751 gene encoding G-type lectin S-receptor-like serine/threonine-protein kinase At4g27290, with product MNSFWFAYYCVCLACSMLKTSALTESIAASQSLRDGETMVSNGGSFELGFFSPGNSKNRYLGIWYKNIPVRTIVWVANRKNPIKDMSGSLMINSTGSLLLSDGTNTVVWSTYSTRIPQSPVAQLLDSGNLVVRDIKDGDADSYLWQSFDYPSDTLLPGMKLGWNLRTHLNRRLSSWKSSDDPSPGELSNGIELDAYPQGVMRKGSRKYFRGGPWNGLRFSGAPELKSNPLFDFKFVSNQDEVYYQYRLLNTSVITRLVLNETTSTRQRYVWAEPDMSWKLYASVPRDYCDTYGLCGANGICIISDSPVCKCLEGFKPNFPQSWDAMDWSRGCIHNEPLDCRRKHGFIKFSGLKLPDTTYSWVNESMNLWECREECLKNCSCTAYTNSDIRGGGNGCALWFGDLVDIKQVSGGGQDLYIRMPTPHRENRSPVQIAMIVVPIASVCGLLLGVCYCFRQKLKPKGENEEDDHPDVFQGEDLDLPLFDLGTVARATENFSMNKKLGEGGFGPVYKGLLVDGQNIAVKRLSMSSGQGVNEFKNEVKLIAKLQHRNLVKLLGCCIEGDQKIVIYEYMPNGSLDSFLFDQTRGPSLDWSKRFNIICGIGRGLLYLHQDSRLRIIHRDLKASNVLLDDELNPKISDFGMARTFGGDQVAENTRRIVGTYGYMAPEYALYGLFSVKSDVFSFGILLLEIVSGKKNRGFDPSQNHHNLIGYAWQLWTEGRPLELVDSSLDYRLIQPEVKRCIHVGLLCVQQNPEDRPNMSTVVLMLNGESYLPQPKQPGLLIDVVPSETCSSSSKNESCSVTDFTITTLEAR from the exons ATGAATAGTTTCTGGTTTGCATATTATTGCGTCTGTCTAGCTTGTTCTATGTTGAAAACATCTGCTTTGACTGAAAGCATCGCTGCGTCCCAATCCCTTAGAGATGGTGAGACAATGGTTTCAAATGGAGGAAGTTTTGAGTTGGGATTTTTCAGTCCTGGTAATTCCAAGAACCGATACTTGGGAATTTGGTACAAGAATATACCAGTAAGAACTATTGTCTGGGTTGCAAACAGGAAAAATCCTATAAAAGATATGTCTGGCTCACTGATGATCAACAGCACAGGCAGTCTTTTACTTTCTGATGGGACAAACACTGTGGTTTGGTCAACATATTCAACCAGGATACCTCAATCTCCAGTAGCACAACTCTTGGATTCTGGAAATCTTGTTGTGCGAGATATCAAAGATGGTGATGCAGACAGTTATCTTTGGCAGAGTTTTGATTACCCATCTGATACATTGTTACCAGGTATGAAGCTTGGATGGAATTTGAGAACTCATCTTAATAGGCGCCTATCTTCATGGAAGAGTTCTGACGATCCATCCCCTGGAGAGCTGAGTAATGGTATAGAACTTGATGCATATCCTCAGGGAGTTATGCGGAAAGGTAGCAGAAAGTATTTCCGAGGGGGTCCCTGGAACGGTCTGAGATTTAGTGGTGCTCCTGAATTGAAGAGCAATCCTTTATTTGATTTCAAGTTTGTATCCAACCAAGATGAGGTTTACTACCAGTACCGACTCCTGAATACATCAGTGATTACAAGGCTCGTTTTAAATGAAACAACCTCCACCCGCCAGCGGTATGTATGGGCCGAACCAGATATGTCATGGAAGCTTTATGCATCGGTACCACGTGACTACTGTGACACTTATGGTTTATGCGGTGCTAATGGAATTTGCATAATAAGTGACTCACCAGTTTGCAAGTGTTTAGAAGGTTTCAAGCCAAATTTTCCTCAGAGCTGGGATGCTATGGACTGGTCACGTGGATGCATCCACAACGAGCCTCTGGACTGCAGAAGAAAACATggtttcatcaaattttctgGCTTAAAATTGCCAGATACGACATATTCTTGGGTGAACGAAAGCATGAATCTGTGGGAATGCAGGGAGGAATGCTTGAAGAACTGTTCTTGTACGGCTTACACAAATTCAGACATTCGTGGAGGAGGCAATGGATGCGCCCTGTGGTTTGGAGATCTTGTTGATATTAAGCAGGTTTCTGGTGGTGGGCAGGATCTCTATATACGGATGCCAACTCCACATCGAG AAAACAGGTCTCCAGTACAAATAGCTATGATCGTAGTTCCCATTGCCTCAGTTTGCGGATTGCTTCTTGGAGTCTGCTACTGTTTCCGACAAAAGCTGAAACCAAAAG gtgaaaatgaagaagatgatCACCCTGATGTATTCCAAGGAGAAGATCTGGACCTACCATTGTTTGACTTGGGTACAGTTGCTCGTGCGACAGAGAATTTCTCCATGAACAAGAAGCTTGGCGAAGGTGGTTTTGGACCTGTCTACAAG GGATTACTAGTAGATGGGCAAAATATTGCAGTGAAGAGGCTATCGATGAGTTCAGGACAAGGAGTGAACGAATTCAAGAATGAAGTAAAACTGATTGCAAAACTTCAGCACAGAAATCTTGTGAAGCTTCTTGGTTGTTGCATTGAAGGCGACCAGAAAATAGTGATTTATGAATACATGCCCAACGGAAGTTTGGACTCATTTCTATTTG ATCAAACAAGAGGGCCGTCATTAGATTGGTCCAAGCGTTTCAACATCATCTGTGGCATTGGTCGGGGGCTTCTCTACCTTCACCAGGATTCCCGATTGAGGATCATCCACAGAGATCTTAAAGCAAGCAATGTTTTACTTGATGATGAGCTAAACCCAAAAATCTCCGACTTCGGGATGGCAAGAACTTTTGGAGGGGATCAAGTTGCAGAAAATACAAGAAGAATAGTGGGAACATA TGGTTACATGGCACCAGAGTACGCTCTCTACGGTTTATTTTCAGTGAAATCTGATGTTTTCAGCTTTGGAATTCTACTCTTGGAGATAGTGAGCGGAAAGAAGAACCGAGGCTTCGACCCCTCACAGAACCATCACAATCTAATAGGATAT GCATGGCAATTGTGGACAGAAGGCAGACCATTAGAACTAGTTGATTCATCATTAGACTATCGGCTCATTCAACCTGAGGTGAAGCGGTGCATCCACGTCGGTCTCTTATGTGTCCAGCAGAATCCAGAAGACCGGCCAAATATGTCGACCGTGGTTCTTATGTTGAATGGGGAGAGCTATCTCCCCCAGCCAAAGCAGCCTGGGCTTTTGATAGATGTGGTTCCAAGCGAAACATGTTCGTCATCAAGCAAGAACGAATCATGTTCTGTCACTGATTTCACCATTACTACATTGGAGGCTCGCTGA
- the LOC105176753 gene encoding G-type lectin S-receptor-like serine/threonine-protein kinase At4g27290 codes for MKTTFHMDSSWKCFFSLLIIFPLILQLISAASDTINATRSIRDGETLVSSGGRFELGFFSPGNSSNRYLGLWFKNLTVTTIVWVANREVPLTNRRGILRVVEPGLLVLLNDTDGVVWSSNTSRAVQNPVAQLLDDGNIVVRDVDDESPENLLWQSFDHPTDTYLPGMKFGRNLVTGLETYYLSWRTSDDPAPGEFSFHLDPTGYPQILLKKSADVVYRIGPWNGIRFSGTPNAREDPTYRLLFVMNETEVTYREDTIDRSVVSRFTVNPNGVAQRLTWVDRTQGWATYMNMPADICDTYKLCGAYGRCNIANSPSCGCLERFVPKDPQAWVGADWSNGCIRRANLSCQGDIFLRYSGIKLPDSRNSWYNKSMTLDECRTHCSRNCSCTAYTQLNMSSGSGCLFWLGDLVDIRSLSPDGQDIYIRMASSESDSKGKNRVVLIASLASAVGVILIGLSLFLCILKRTNNQKQKKEVQYSPHDKDSELPLFNLSVITKATNNFSMNNKLGEGGFGPVYKGILEEGQEIAVKRLSKDSMQGLDEFKNEVIFIAKLQHRNLVRLLGCCIQEEETMLIYEYMPNKSLDVILFDQTRSKLLDWQTRFNIINGIARGLLYLHQDSRLRIIHRDLKASNILLDSDMNPKISDFGMARSFGGNETEAKTRRVVGTYGYMSPEYAVDGLFSVKSDVFSFGVLVLEIVSGRRNRGFSHSDHNLNLLGHAWTLYKEGRQLELVDSCLGDSFYFSEVVRSIHVGLLCVQQNPEDRPTMSSVVLMLGNEGVFPEAKQPGFFTERDVLAAQSATSTHTASSANEVTITMPEPR; via the exons ATGAAGACAACTTTTCACATGGACTCATCCTGGAAATGTTTCTTTTCACTCCTTATAATCTTCCCCCTGATTTTGCAACTGATATCTGCTGCGTCGGATACCATAAATGCAACTCGAAGCATTAGGGATGGGGAGACCTTGGTGTCATCTGGAGGAAGGTTCGAACTGGGATTCTTCAGCCCTGGAAATTCCAGCAATCGCTACCTGGGGCTGTGGTTCAAGAATCTTACAGTAACAACAATTGTTTGGGTGGCGAACAGAGAAGTTCCGCTCACAAACAGAAGAGGGATCTTGCGGGTTGTTGAGCCAGGGCTCCTGGTTCTGCTCAATGATACCGACGGCGTAGTATGGTCGTCTAACACGTCCAGGGCTGTTCAGAATCCGGTAGCGCAGTTGCTGGATGATGGGAATATAGTCGTGAGAGATGTCGATGATGAATCCCCAGAGAATTTACTCTGGCAGAGTTTCGATCATCCTACTGATACTTACTTACCAGGTATGAAATTTGGAAGGAATTTGGTGACAGGCCTGGAAACTTACTATTTGTCCTGGAGAACCAGCGATGATCCTGCTCCGGGGGAGTTCAGTTTTCACTTGGATCCCACTGGATATCCACAAATACTCCTCAAAAAGAGTGCAGACGTGGTGTATAGAATCGGGCCCTGGAATGGAATACGCTTCAGTGGGACGCCCAATGCGAGGGAAGATCCCACGTACAGGCTATTGTTTGTGATGAATGAAACTGAGGTAACTTACCGGGAAGATACGATTGATAGGTCAGTTGTTTCCAGGTTTACCGTAAATCCAAATGGAGTTGCACAGAGATTGACGTGGGTTGATCGAACTCAGGGGTGGGCGACGTATATGAATATGCCGGCAGATATATGCGACACATACAAGCTATGTGGTGCGTATGGCAGGTGCAATATCGCTAATTCTCCGTCTTGTGGATGTTTGGAAAGATTTGTGCCTAAAGATCCACAGGCTTGGGTTGGAGCAGATTGGTCCAATGGATGTATAAGGAGGGCTAATTTGAGTTGCCAAGGAGATATCTTTTTGAGGTATTCTGGAATTAAATTGCCAGACTCGAGAAATTCATGGTATAATAAGAGCATGACGCTTGACGAATGCAGAACCCACTGCTCCAGGAATTGCTCCTGCACGGCTTACACACAGTTAAACATGAGCAGCGGAAGTGGATGCCTGTTTTGGCTTGGCGACTTAGTTGATATCAGAAGCCTGTCTCCAGATGGACAAGATATTTACATCAGAATGGCTTCCTCTGAGTCAG ACTCTAAAGGAAAGAATAGGGTGGTTCTCATAGCGAGCTTGGCGTCAGCAGTGGGAGTAATACTTATAGGCCTGAGCCTCTTCCTCTGCATTCTAAAGAGGACAAACAATCAGAAGCAGAAAAAAGAAG TACAATATAGTCCTCATGACAAAGACTCTGAGCTACCATTGTTCAATTTATCTGTTATTACAAAAGCTACTAATAACTTTTCAATGAACAATAAGCTTGGAGAAGGTGGATTTGGACCTGTTTATAAG GGCATTCTGGAAGAAGGTCAAGAAATTGCTGTGAAGAGGTTATCAAAGGACTCCATGCAAGGACTTGATGAATTCAAGAACGAGGTCATCTTCATTGCGAAACTTCAACATCGGAATCTGGTCAGGCTTCTAGGATGCTGCATCCAAGAAGAGGAAACTATGTTGATCTATGAATACATGCCTAACAAAAGCCTGGATGTCATTTTATTTG ATCAAACAAGAAGCAAGTTACTCGATTGGCAAACACGTTTCAATATAATCAACGGAATTGCTAGGGGACTCTTGTATCTTCATCAAGATTCCCGGTTGAGAATCATTCATCGGGACCTCAAGGCAAGCAACATATTGCTGGACAGTGACATGAACCCAAAGATATCAGACTTCGGAATGGCTAGAAGTTTTGGAGGCAACGAGACTGAAGCTAAGACACGTCGAGTTGTTGGAACGTA TGGCTACATGTCTCCAGAATACGCTGTGGATGGCCTGTTTTCAGTAAAATCAGATGTATTTAGCTTTGGTGTCCTAGTGCTAGAAATTGTGAGTGGAAGAAGAAACAGAGGATTTTCCCACAGTGATCACAATCTCAACCTTCTTGGACAT GCATGGACACTTTATAAAGAAGGGAGACAGCTGGAACTGGTGGACTCGTGTCTTGGAGACTCATTTTACTTCTCTGAAGTGGTGAGATCAATTCATGTTGGTCTGTTATGCGTGCAACAAAATCCAGAAGACAGGCCGACTATGTCGTCTGTGGTTCTGATGTTGGGCAATGAAGGTGTATTTCCTGAGGCCAAGCAGCCAGGTTTCTTCACTGAAAGAGACGTTCTTGCTGCCCAGAGTGCAACAAGCACGCATACAGCAAGTTCAGCTAATGAAGTCACCATTACAATGCCAGAGCCCAGATAG
- the LOC105176750 gene encoding probable NAD(P)H dehydrogenase (quinone) FQR1-like 1, which produces MATKVYIVYYSMYGHVEKLAEEIKKGAASVEGVEAKLWQVPETLPDEVLTKMSAPPKSDIPVITPNELAEADGFIFGFPTRFGMMAAQFKAFLDATGGLWRTQQLAGKPAGIFYSTGSQGGGQETTPLTAITQLVHHGMIFVPIGYTFGAGMFEIEKVKGGSPYGAGTYAGDGSRQPSELELQQAFHQGKYIAGIAKKLKAAAA; this is translated from the exons ATGGCCACCAAAGTCTACATTGT GTACTATTCTATGTATGGACATGTCGAGAAACTAGCCGAAGAGATAAAGAAGGGAGCTGCATCTGTCGAAGGAGTTGAGGCCAAACTATGGCAG GTACCTGAAACACTACCAGACGAGGTTCTCACAAAGATGAGCGCACCTCCAAAGAGTGATATTCCCGTTATCACACCTAACGAACTCGCTGAGGCTGACGGCTTCATATTTGGGTTCCCTACAAGGTTTGGTATGATGGCTGCCCAATTCAAAGCATTTCTTGATGCTACCGGAGGCTTGTGGAGGACACAGCAACTAGCCGGCAAGCCTGCCGGAATCTTCTACAGCACTGGATCTCAAGGCGGTGGCCAAGAAACTACACC ATTGACGGCTATAACTCAGCTTGTTCACCACGGAATGATCTTTGTGCCCATCGGATACACCTTTGGAGCAGGCATGTTTGAAATCGAAAAAGTAAAAGGTGGAAGCCCTTATGGAGCAGGAACCTATGCTGGCGATGGTTCAAGACAGCCGTCTGAGCTTGAACTGCAGCAGGCTTTCCACCAAGGGAAGTACATTGCCGGGATCGCAAAGAAACTTAAAGCTGCTGCGGCCTGA
- the LOC105176772 gene encoding G-type lectin S-receptor-like serine/threonine-protein kinase At4g27290: MAFLHFITFLYTIFHAVTFLKFSIGADTLFPNQTIVNGQTLISPSQIFEAGFFSPGESTNSFLGIWYRNTPDVVCWVANRNNPIRDADGVVLAIARNGSLVISRAGRVIWSTNSSGGASNPILQLLDTGNLLVVDETGESSSQKSYIWQSFDYPSDTRLPGMNMVDNTDAGQEKYLTSWRNSDDPSPGNFTYRIENQGLAELVIFQGTTKIYGTGQWNGLGFMGTPPYQSPDFKSDFKFKNDVLESMSEIYNYSTVARIIIEPSGILQRYSMNEKKDKWNLVFTLPQDLCDNYGRCGPYGICSTGKTRICECLKGFAPKAQQEWDWSSGCARIRPLNCGDGDGFIGVSGVKFPDMLKFWLNTSMTLGECQAECLKNCNCTAYANPYITGGRSGCLIWYEDLIDIREVPGADNKQILYIRLPISELESNNNLQKTNRKKMPEKFTLILAASGAYELEQTLSNVVFSTAAGRKFEDLELPLFRLSMIAAATNNFSSGNMIGEGGFGPVYKGNLSAQEEIAVKRLSKTSTQGLEEFKNEVILIAKLQHRNLVRLLGCCIERDERLLIYEYMQNGSLDYFVFDETRRKLLTWPECFNIIKGIARGLLYLHHDSRLMIIHRDLKTSNILLDANLNPKISDFGLARTSGGDQITDRTKRVVGTYGYMAPEYAIHGKFSVKSNVFSMGVLLLEIVSGKRNRGSNYSNHHHNLLGHAWLLWQENMDLELMDECLKDTFVESQVKRCIQVGLLCVQRFPEDRPVMSSVLFMLGSEGVVLPQPKEPGFFMEGSCSNSADNHTPSRETIEGSITITELEAR; encoded by the exons ATGGCGTTCTTGCATTTCATCACATTTCTCTACACAATCTTCCATGCTGTGACCTTCCTGAAATTCTCCATTGGAGCAGATACACTTTTTCCGAACCAAACTATTGTTAATGGGCAGACTTTGATTTCTCCGAGCCAAATTTTTGAGGCGGGGTTCTTCTCCCCTGGTGAATCCACAAATAGTTTCTTGGGCATATGGTACAGAAATACTCCGGATGTCGTTTGTTGGGTTGCAAACAGAAACAATCCGATCAGAGATGCAGACGGGGTAGTTTTAGCCATAGCCAGGAATGGATCGCTAGTTATAAGCAGGGCGGGAAGGGTTATCTGGTCGACGAATTCATCAGGGGGGGCTTCAAATCCAATTTTGCAGCTGTTGGACACTGGAAATCTTCTTGTTGTAGATGAGACTGGTGAATCTTCTTCTCAAAAGAGCTACATATGGCAGAGTTTTGACTATCCAAGTGATACCAGGTTGCCTGGGATGAACATGGTAGACAACACTGATGCTGGTCAGGAGAAGTATTTGACCTCATGGCGAAATTCCGATGATCCATCCCCTGGAAATTTCACTTACAGGATAGAAAATCAGGGCTTGGCTGAATTGGTTATTTTCCAGGGGACCACCAAAATATATGGCACTGGCCAATGGAATGGGCTTGGCTTCATGGGAACTCCCCCCTATCAGAGTCCAGATTTCAAGTCCGATTTCAAGTTCAAGAACGATGTATTAGAGTCTATGTCTGAGATTTACAACTATTCAACTGTTGCAAGAATAATAATAGAGCCATCTGGAATTCTCCAGCGTTATAGTATGAATGAGAAGAAAGATAAGTGGAATCTCGTCTTCACGCTTCCACAAGACCTATGTGACAATTATGGCCGATGTGGGCCTTACGGTATTTGTAGCACTGGCAAAACACGGATATGTGAGTGTTTGAAGGGATTTGCTCCTAAGGCACAACAGGAGTGGGATTGGTCCAGCGGATGTGCAAGAATTAGGCCATTGAACTGCGGGGATGGAGATGGTTTCATTGGGGTTTCAGGGGTAAAGTTTCCTGATATGCTGAAATTTTGGTTGAATACTAGCATGACCCTTGGTGAATGTCAAGCCGAATGCTTGAAAAACTGTAACTGCACGGCATATGCTAATCCATACATAACTGGTGGACGCAGTGGTTGCTTGATATGGTATGAGGATCTTATTGATATCAGAGAGGTTCCCGGAGCAGATAACAAGCAAATTCTCTATATTCGCTTGCCAATTTCGGAACTGG AATCTAACAATAATTTACAGAAGACGAATCGGAAGAAAATGCCAGAAAAGTTCACACTTATATTAGCTGCTTCTGGAGct TATGAACTCGAGCAAACTTTAAGCAATGTCGTTTTCTCCACAGCAGCAGGAAGGAAATTTGAGGATTTAGAATTGCCTTTGTTCAGATTATCAATGATTGCTGCTGCTACAAACAACTTCTCTAGTGGAAACATGATTGGGGAAGGAGGTTTTGGTCCTGTATACAAG GGAAACTTGTCAGCGCAAGAAGAAATAGCAGTAAAAAGACTGTCGAAAACATCCACACAAGGTCTTGAAGAGTTCAAAAATGAAGTTATTCTCATTGCCAAACTTCAACATAGAAACCTCGTCAGGCTTTTAGGATGTTGCATTGAAAGAGATGAAAGATTGCTAATATATGAGTACATGCAGAATGGCAGCttggattattttgtttttg ATGAGACTAGAAGAAAATTGTTGACATGGCCTGAATGCTTTAATATCATAAAGGGAATCGCAAGGGGACTGCTCTATCTCCATCATGATTCAAGATTAATGATTATCCATAGAGATTTGAAAACGAGCAATATTTTACTGGATGCAAATTTGAATCCAAAAATTTCTGACTTTGGCTTAGCAAGAACGTCGGGAGGTGATCAAATTACTGACAGGACAAAGAGAGTTGTCGGGACTTA TGGTTATATGGCTCCAGAATATGCTATTCACGGGAAGTTCTCTGTGAAATCCAATGTCTTTAGCATGGGAGTCCTCTTGTTAGAGATAGTGAGCGGCAAAAGGAACAGAGGCTCTAATTATTCCAATCACCATCATAACCTTTTGGGACAT GCATGGCTGCTATGGCAAGAGAACATGGATCTAGAGTTAATGGATGAATGTCTGAAGGACACATTTGTTGAATCTCAAGTAAAGAGATGCATACAAGTGGGGTTATTATGCGTTCAGAGATTTCCAGAAGACAGGCCAGTCATGTCGTCTGTGCTTTTCATGTTAGGAAGTGAGGGAGTTGTTCTGCCTCAGCCCAAGGAACCTGGGTTTTTCATGGAAGGGAGTTGTAGCAATAGTGCAGACAATCATACACCAAGTAGGGAGACCATCGAAGGTTCAATCACCATTACTGAACTGGAAGCCAGGTAG